The Neobacillus sp. PS3-34 genome has a window encoding:
- a CDS encoding carbohydrate ABC transporter permease produces the protein MGKKYKFPIEILGILLALLWLSPFYLMIVNSFKTKKEMFTDVLRLPAAFNLDNYKEAFTELDFVSTFLNSLLITVVSVAVIIIFSSIAAYALSRSKSKISTVFFFIFVAAMLIPFQSVMIPLVTIFGKVGMLNRFGIIFMYLGFGSSLSIFLFHGTLSGIPRSLDEAATIDGCNKFQVFWYVIFPVLKPITVTVGILNTIWIWNDYLLPSLVINQEGMQTIPLRMFFFFGEYTKQWHLALAGLTIAIIPVIVAYFFAQREIIKGISEGAVK, from the coding sequence GCTTTCACCTTTCTACCTGATGATTGTTAACTCTTTTAAGACCAAGAAAGAAATGTTTACAGATGTATTACGCTTGCCAGCTGCATTCAATTTGGACAACTATAAGGAAGCTTTTACTGAACTGGATTTTGTAAGCACCTTTTTGAATTCACTGCTGATTACGGTAGTCAGTGTCGCAGTAATAATAATCTTTTCATCGATTGCCGCTTATGCACTTTCGAGATCGAAGAGCAAAATAAGTACCGTTTTCTTCTTTATTTTTGTTGCAGCGATGCTCATACCGTTCCAATCGGTAATGATCCCGTTAGTAACGATTTTTGGAAAAGTCGGCATGTTAAACCGCTTTGGTATCATTTTCATGTATTTAGGGTTCGGAAGCAGTTTGTCCATATTCTTATTCCATGGAACATTGAGCGGTATTCCAAGGTCCTTGGATGAAGCAGCGACTATAGATGGCTGTAATAAATTCCAGGTTTTCTGGTATGTAATCTTCCCGGTCCTTAAGCCGATTACTGTAACCGTAGGTATTCTTAACACAATCTGGATTTGGAATGACTACCTGCTTCCTTCTCTTGTTATCAATCAGGAAGGAATGCAGACTATCCCGTTGAGAATGTTCTTCTTCTTTGGTGAATATACAAAACAATGGCACCTGGCATTGGCTGGTTTGACAATTGCCATCATTCCTGTCATTGTTGCTTATTTCTTTGCACAGCGTGAAATCATCAAAGGAATTTCAGAAGGCGCAGTAAAATAG